One genomic region from Jilunia laotingensis encodes:
- a CDS encoding M48 family metallopeptidase yields the protein MRKRVILMMALMCGLSTTASAQFKIGGKKINVGKVVQAGADAAKAITLSDADVAAMSKEYMQWMDQHNPLTAPDSEYGKRLEKLTGNIKEVDGLKVNFGVYEVIDVNAFACGDGSVRICAGLMDLMTDDEVMSVIGHEIGHVIHTDSKDAMKSAYLRSAAKNAAGAANETVAKLTDSDLGALAESLAGAQFSQKQENEADDYGFEFCIKNNIDPYAMYNALNKLLKLSEDAPKSSKFRQLFSSHPETEKRVARMKAKADEYTKK from the coding sequence ATGAGAAAAAGAGTTATTTTGATGATGGCACTTATGTGCGGACTAAGTACCACAGCATCCGCACAATTTAAAATCGGTGGTAAGAAAATCAATGTGGGTAAAGTAGTGCAGGCAGGAGCCGATGCAGCAAAAGCCATCACACTGTCCGATGCCGATGTAGCAGCCATGAGTAAAGAGTACATGCAATGGATGGACCAACACAACCCACTGACAGCACCCGACAGCGAATACGGCAAACGCCTTGAGAAACTGACCGGAAATATCAAAGAAGTAGATGGGCTGAAAGTAAACTTCGGAGTTTATGAAGTGATTGATGTAAACGCTTTTGCTTGTGGAGACGGTAGTGTACGCATTTGTGCAGGTCTTATGGATCTGATGACAGATGATGAAGTAATGTCTGTAATAGGTCATGAAATCGGGCATGTCATTCACACAGATTCCAAAGATGCGATGAAAAGTGCCTACCTCCGTTCTGCAGCAAAGAATGCAGCGGGTGCTGCAAATGAAACGGTAGCCAAATTAACGGATTCCGATCTCGGTGCTTTGGCCGAATCCCTTGCCGGAGCCCAATTCTCACAAAAGCAAGAGAATGAAGCCGATGATTATGGTTTCGAATTCTGCATTAAAAACAATATCGACCCATATGCAATGTACAATGCCTTGAATAAATTGTTAAAACTATCCGAAGATGCTCCGAAGTCATCAAAGTTCCGCCAGTTGTTCTCCTCGCATCCCGAAACGGAAAAGCGAGTAGCACGCATGAAAGCCAAAGCGGACGAATATACAAAGAAATAA
- a CDS encoding DUF3575 domain-containing protein — protein sequence MIKKLFLTALAFYGGCLSAQTVHEVRDSVKIYFRQGRIDLVPSLNGNQSVLDRMADSLRASYADSVYRLQKILVVGGASPEGSVKLNRWLSEKRAGVLFDYLSRYGTLPDSLKMTDFLGRDWDGLARLVENDPEVPYREETLALLREIVGETQGNSDMKGDHLGRMRRLRSGVPYHYMYKNLFPKLRASQLYLWYEKVCNPAAPIPAPKAEVMLPRVDTVFVHDTIYIAQCPPCKPFYIDVRTNMLYGALLVPNVGIEFYLGKAWSFAANWMYGWWKRDRRHWYWRVYGGDIAVRKWFGGAAREKPLTGHHLGIYGQIFTYDFETGGRGYMGGRPGGTLWGRMNYAAGVEYGYSLPVARRLNVDFTIGVGYWGGTYHEYKPVDDCYVWQSTRQRHWLGPTKAEVSLVWLIGCGNYNGEKGGGR from the coding sequence ATGATAAAGAAATTGTTTCTCACGGCATTGGCATTCTATGGCGGCTGTCTGTCGGCACAGACCGTGCATGAGGTACGAGATTCCGTGAAGATATACTTCCGGCAGGGGAGGATAGACCTTGTCCCTTCCCTGAACGGCAACCAGTCCGTGCTGGACAGGATGGCGGACAGCCTGCGTGCGAGTTACGCCGACTCCGTTTATCGGTTGCAAAAGATCCTTGTCGTGGGTGGTGCCTCACCCGAGGGGAGTGTCAAACTCAACAGGTGGTTGTCCGAAAAGCGTGCCGGGGTGTTGTTCGACTACCTTTCACGCTACGGGACGTTGCCGGATTCATTGAAGATGACCGACTTTCTCGGACGTGACTGGGACGGTCTGGCCCGTCTGGTGGAGAATGATCCGGAAGTGCCTTACAGGGAGGAAACCCTGGCCCTGTTGCGTGAGATTGTCGGGGAGACGCAAGGGAACAGCGACATGAAAGGTGACCATTTGGGTCGGATGCGGCGGTTGCGCAGCGGTGTGCCTTATCATTACATGTATAAAAATCTTTTTCCCAAACTCCGCGCCTCGCAACTCTACCTGTGGTACGAGAAAGTATGCAACCCGGCAGCTCCCATACCCGCACCGAAAGCGGAAGTCATGCTCCCCCGGGTGGATACGGTTTTCGTGCATGACACCATCTATATCGCACAGTGTCCGCCCTGCAAGCCTTTCTACATCGATGTACGGACAAACATGCTCTATGGCGCACTGTTGGTACCGAATGTCGGGATCGAATTTTATCTTGGCAAGGCCTGGTCTTTTGCCGCAAACTGGATGTACGGCTGGTGGAAGAGAGACCGTCGCCATTGGTACTGGCGTGTCTACGGGGGTGACATCGCCGTGCGCAAATGGTTCGGCGGGGCTGCCAGGGAAAAACCGCTCACCGGCCACCACCTCGGCATTTACGGGCAGATATTCACCTACGACTTCGAGACGGGAGGCCGTGGTTACATGGGCGGCAGGCCCGGTGGCACACTTTGGGGCAGGATGAACTACGCTGCGGGCGTGGAATACGGCTACTCGCTTCCCGTCGCCCGGAGGCTGAACGTCGACTTCACCATCGGTGTGGGCTACTGGGGCGGAACCTACCACGAGTACAAGCCCGTGGACGACTGCTACGTGTGGCAGTCCACCAGACAGCGGCACTGGCTCGGGCCGACCAAGGCCGAAGTGTCGCTCGTCTGGCTTATCGGCTGTGGCAATTACAACGGGGAGAAAGGAGGGGGAAGATGA
- a CDS encoding alpha/beta hydrolase — MKRKTLLIASLLLLVLSSYAAKVDTLLVKSPSMNKDIKVIVVTPDIAMERNAIACPVVYLLHGFGGNEKNWIQVKPNLPEIADEKGIIFVCPDGSKSWYWDSPINKDCRYETFVSSELIDYIDGHYNTIANRKGRAITGLSMGGHGALWNAIRHKDVFGAAGSTSGGVDIRPFPQNWEMSKQLGEMAANKKRWDDYTVINQLDKIENGDLALIIDCGEADFFLEVNKDLHKRLLGRKIDHDFITRPGGHTGEYWNNSIDYQILFFSKFFMK; from the coding sequence ATGAAAAGAAAAACTTTATTGATTGCCAGCCTTTTGTTGCTGGTACTTTCGTCTTATGCTGCGAAGGTAGATACCTTGCTGGTGAAAAGTCCTTCGATGAATAAAGATATAAAAGTAATTGTCGTCACTCCTGATATAGCTATGGAAAGGAATGCGATCGCCTGTCCGGTAGTGTATTTGTTGCATGGTTTTGGAGGAAATGAAAAGAACTGGATTCAAGTGAAGCCTAACCTGCCGGAGATTGCAGATGAGAAAGGGATTATCTTTGTTTGTCCTGATGGCAGTAAAAGCTGGTATTGGGACAGCCCGATCAACAAGGACTGTCGTTATGAGACATTTGTCTCTTCGGAATTGATAGATTATATCGACGGACATTACAATACGATTGCCAACCGGAAAGGGCGTGCTATTACGGGACTGAGCATGGGCGGTCACGGTGCATTGTGGAATGCAATCCGTCATAAAGATGTGTTCGGAGCTGCCGGAAGTACCAGTGGAGGTGTCGATATCCGACCGTTCCCCCAGAACTGGGAAATGTCGAAACAATTAGGTGAAATGGCTGCAAATAAAAAAAGGTGGGATGACTATACGGTTATTAACCAGCTTGATAAGATAGAAAACGGGGATTTGGCATTAATTATCGACTGTGGCGAAGCGGACTTCTTCCTAGAGGTCAATAAAGATTTGCATAAGCGTTTATTGGGTAGGAAGATCGATCATGATTTCATTACTCGTCCTGGAGGGCATACCGGTGAGTATTGGAATAACTCAATTGATTACCAGATATTGTTTTTCAGCAAGTTCTTTATGAAATAA
- a CDS encoding TonB-dependent receptor — MKELLAFAMLVICIFTSVTAQPTHQIKGVVIDKSTRQPLEFINVLIIGTDRGSVTDSVGHFIIDDIPPGIYRLQASAIGYKTTITSEYILSTKNLNVDIEMEENSTELQGVTITASPFRRDLESPVGLRIIGVQEIEKSPGANRDISRVVQSYPGVAFSPAGYRNDLIVRGGSPSENRFYLDGVEIPNINHFSTQGASGGPVGIINADFIREVNFYTGAFPADRGNSLSSVLDFKLRDGDMERNSLKATLGASEVSLASNGHLGRKTSYLVSVRQSYLQFLFDMLGLPFLPTFTDAQFKLKTRFNERNELTVLGLTGINNMRLNTKLEGEKAEYILSYLPKIQQETFTLGAVYRHYADAHVQTAVISHSYLNNRNTKYLHNDESTEENLMLRLRSVEQETKLRLENSSTFGAWRVNLGFNLDYSQYTNTSLQRVYIQQANTFDYRTALGLLRWGIFGTMSYASPDEKFTASLGVRADANNYSSRMNKLSEQLSPRLSLSYRLIEGLYASGSAGLYYQLPPYTGLGFKNNDGELVNKQLRYMSVSQGSIGLSWRKSSTFELSAEGFYKEYDRIPYSIVDGIPLACKGNDYGVIGNEELTSTAQGRSYGIEVLLRWLIAKKLNLASSFTLFKSEYRKDKRSEYIASAWDNKYIFNLSGTYNFPHHWSFGMKVSCIGGAPYTPYDVEKSSLVNAWNAQGRPYYDYSKYNTGRLPAFGQIDVRVDKTFYIKRYMLGFYIDLQNVTKSTFKQPDILMSTGEIENPTAPQAQQRYKMKYIEQKSGTLMPTLGITFEY, encoded by the coding sequence ATGAAAGAACTGTTAGCATTCGCAATGCTTGTCATCTGTATATTCACTTCGGTGACAGCACAACCTACCCATCAGATAAAAGGTGTGGTTATTGATAAAAGCACCCGCCAACCATTGGAATTCATCAATGTACTGATCATTGGGACAGATCGAGGAAGCGTCACAGACTCCGTGGGACATTTCATTATCGATGACATTCCACCCGGTATTTACCGCCTACAGGCATCTGCCATAGGCTATAAGACAACGATTACTTCCGAATACATCCTCTCCACAAAAAATCTAAATGTAGATATTGAAATGGAAGAAAACTCCACCGAGTTACAAGGAGTCACCATAACAGCCTCTCCTTTCCGGCGCGACCTGGAAAGTCCTGTCGGGTTACGTATCATCGGTGTACAGGAAATAGAGAAAAGTCCCGGAGCAAATAGAGACATCTCCCGAGTTGTCCAGTCTTATCCGGGTGTTGCCTTCTCACCTGCAGGTTACCGCAACGACCTTATCGTAAGAGGAGGGTCTCCTTCCGAAAACCGTTTCTATCTGGATGGAGTAGAGATACCGAATATCAATCATTTCAGTACACAGGGGGCATCAGGAGGGCCGGTAGGCATTATCAATGCCGACTTTATCCGGGAAGTAAACTTCTATACGGGTGCTTTTCCTGCCGATCGGGGCAACTCGCTAAGTTCCGTACTCGACTTCAAATTGCGTGACGGCGACATGGAAAGAAATTCATTGAAAGCTACACTCGGTGCTTCGGAAGTATCACTCGCATCCAACGGGCACTTAGGGAGAAAAACATCCTATCTGGTATCTGTACGTCAGTCCTACCTGCAATTCCTGTTCGACATGTTAGGACTTCCGTTCCTGCCAACCTTTACCGATGCCCAATTCAAACTGAAAACCCGGTTCAACGAACGAAACGAATTGACCGTACTGGGACTCACCGGAATCAACAACATGCGCCTCAACACCAAACTGGAAGGTGAGAAAGCAGAGTATATCCTGAGTTATCTCCCTAAAATTCAGCAGGAAACCTTTACATTGGGAGCCGTATATCGTCATTATGCCGATGCGCATGTACAGACCGCTGTCATCAGCCATAGCTATCTAAACAACCGGAACACCAAATACTTGCATAATGACGAATCTACAGAAGAGAATCTGATGCTTCGGTTGCGCTCTGTCGAACAGGAAACAAAATTGCGACTGGAAAACAGTTCAACTTTCGGAGCTTGGAGAGTAAACCTCGGATTCAATCTTGATTACAGCCAATACACCAATACCAGTCTCCAAAGGGTGTATATACAACAAGCGAACACATTCGACTACCGCACAGCGTTGGGGTTATTACGGTGGGGCATCTTCGGTACCATGAGCTATGCATCGCCTGATGAAAAGTTTACAGCATCGTTGGGGGTACGGGCCGATGCCAACAATTATTCTTCTCGGATGAACAAGCTCTCCGAACAATTATCACCCCGTCTGTCCCTATCCTACCGACTCATCGAAGGACTTTATGCCAGTGGTAGTGCAGGATTATACTACCAACTGCCACCTTACACCGGACTGGGCTTTAAAAACAATGATGGCGAACTGGTGAACAAGCAGTTACGCTATATGAGTGTCAGCCAGGGAAGTATCGGACTAAGCTGGAGGAAGAGCAGCACTTTCGAACTTTCCGCGGAAGGATTCTATAAAGAATACGACCGCATTCCCTATTCCATCGTAGATGGCATCCCGTTAGCGTGTAAAGGAAACGATTATGGCGTGATAGGAAATGAAGAACTTACCTCCACGGCACAGGGACGTTCGTATGGTATAGAAGTGTTATTGAGATGGCTCATTGCCAAAAAGCTAAATCTGGCGTCCTCCTTCACACTCTTCAAAAGCGAATACAGGAAAGACAAAAGAAGTGAATACATCGCCTCGGCATGGGACAACAAGTATATATTCAATTTAAGCGGCACCTATAATTTCCCTCACCATTGGAGTTTCGGGATGAAAGTCAGTTGTATCGGTGGCGCACCTTATACACCTTACGATGTGGAAAAATCTTCTTTGGTCAATGCTTGGAATGCACAGGGCAGACCTTACTATGACTATAGTAAATACAATACCGGCCGGCTTCCGGCTTTCGGGCAGATAGATGTGCGGGTAGACAAAACATTCTATATCAAGCGTTACATGCTGGGATTCTATATTGACTTGCAAAATGTGACAAAAAGCACTTTCAAACAACCGGATATCCTGATGAGTACCGGAGAAATTGAAAATCCGACCGCCCCTCAAGCTCAACAACGCTACAAGATGAAGTATATCGAACAAAAAAGCGGTACGCTGATGCCGACACTCGGCATTACTTTCGAATACTAA
- a CDS encoding fimbrillin family protein: MKTKYLFGAMAALMMAACSQDEVVSVRQDGIAYGVSAGTQTRAADSYCNNTLPDYFKVWAKSADGLYINGDKIVNSDGVWTDADGTRYWPDGKTLDFYAEVNGDEEFSFNNGAPTFNDFTVKDAVAEQVDLMYSVRKGQTKTVDKVQLNFRHALSQVCFRAKNNTKNMSVVIKGVSVGHLTEKGTFTFPAADTDYNYADHSDNNVDPEKEVNGGTWVIPSGAQYNKKYSVAPLNGNVTLAPGTASNLTCPEDSHENGFGQVLTLLPQTVAAWNPTKAGTDWNGAYFLVDLALSNITEDDEGAEVSTTVYTGEAAIPVNVAWVQGYRYIYTFVFDEGGNGGWTPDPENPKPVLTTIKYDVTVDDFIPVNPDGGDTENGGTNMDGDDETGYEYSTTLNLHTNDGTGAVRTVKLNSNESTYSFTLSPEYTPSRDGAEFLGWATAADATTAEYGEGQSVPVNMEEEKFDLYAVWQKNKTTITLSYDVLDGTPAIPSVDQTVTQGESATFTVTSTFPTKEGQYQFLGWSYTAKTGDELKLSDVEVQAGAEITISRSTTLYAIYGKTTPTIGGGGSGSGFDN; this comes from the coding sequence ATGAAAACCAAGTATTTATTCGGGGCAATGGCGGCATTGATGATGGCCGCATGCTCACAGGACGAGGTAGTGAGCGTCCGGCAGGATGGCATCGCTTACGGAGTGTCGGCAGGAACGCAGACACGCGCAGCGGATTCCTATTGTAACAACACCCTCCCTGACTATTTCAAAGTCTGGGCGAAATCGGCCGACGGGCTTTACATCAACGGTGACAAAATCGTGAACAGCGACGGCGTATGGACTGATGCCGACGGTACGCGTTACTGGCCGGACGGCAAGACACTCGATTTCTATGCCGAAGTCAACGGTGACGAGGAGTTCAGCTTTAACAACGGGGCACCGACATTCAACGACTTCACGGTGAAAGATGCCGTGGCCGAACAAGTCGACCTGATGTATTCAGTGCGGAAAGGCCAGACCAAAACCGTCGACAAGGTGCAGCTCAACTTCCGCCATGCCCTGTCGCAGGTTTGTTTCAGGGCAAAGAACAACACAAAAAACATGAGCGTGGTGATCAAGGGCGTGAGCGTGGGGCACCTCACCGAAAAAGGGACGTTCACGTTCCCGGCTGCTGATACGGATTATAACTATGCAGACCATTCGGACAACAATGTAGATCCCGAAAAAGAAGTTAACGGTGGCACGTGGGTCATTCCATCCGGGGCGCAGTACAATAAAAAATATAGCGTCGCTCCATTGAACGGGAATGTCACATTGGCACCGGGTACGGCCTCCAACCTTACTTGTCCTGAGGACAGTCACGAAAACGGATTCGGGCAAGTGTTGACCCTGCTTCCCCAGACCGTTGCAGCCTGGAATCCGACAAAGGCCGGAACAGACTGGAATGGGGCATACTTCCTTGTGGACCTTGCACTTTCCAATATCACAGAAGATGATGAGGGGGCAGAGGTGTCCACAACGGTATACACAGGCGAGGCTGCCATACCTGTCAACGTGGCATGGGTGCAAGGCTACCGTTATATCTATACTTTCGTGTTCGATGAGGGCGGAAACGGAGGTTGGACTCCCGATCCTGAAAATCCGAAACCGGTGCTGACGACCATCAAGTATGACGTTACCGTAGACGATTTCATTCCCGTAAACCCCGATGGCGGTGATACCGAAAATGGTGGTACGAACATGGATGGAGATGATGAAACGGGATATGAATACAGCACTACTCTTAATCTCCATACCAATGACGGTACGGGCGCAGTGAGAACGGTAAAACTCAACAGTAACGAATCCACTTATTCTTTCACGCTCTCACCGGAATATACTCCGAGCCGTGATGGTGCCGAATTTCTTGGCTGGGCTACGGCTGCTGATGCAACAACTGCTGAATATGGGGAAGGACAGTCTGTTCCGGTTAACATGGAGGAAGAAAAATTTGATTTGTATGCAGTTTGGCAGAAAAATAAAACGACAATTACTCTTAGCTACGATGTTTTAGATGGTACTCCAGCTATTCCGTCTGTAGATCAAACGGTTACGCAAGGAGAAAGTGCTACATTTACTGTTACTTCAACTTTCCCCACCAAAGAAGGGCAATACCAATTCCTCGGTTGGAGTTATACCGCTAAAACAGGAGATGAGCTTAAACTGAGTGATGTGGAAGTACAAGCAGGTGCTGAAATTACAATATCCCGATCTACCACTCTTTATGCTATCTATGGTAAAACAACCCCTACTATAGGTGGTGGCGGTAGTGGCAGCGGCTTTGACAACTAA
- a CDS encoding hemolysin family protein: MEFIIILLLLVLNGIFAMYEIALVSSSKARLETLASKGNKSARGVLRQLEEPEKFLSTIQIGITLIGIVSGAFGGVAIADDVTPLFAMIPGLEAYAKNLAMITTVAAITYLSLIIGELVPKSIALSNPERYATLLSPIMILLTKVSYPFVWLLSISTRLLNKLIGLKSEERLMTQEELKMILHQSSEQGVIDKEETEMLKDVFRFADKRANELMTHRRDLVVLHPSDSKEEVLHTIDDKHFSKYLLVNESKDEIIGVVTVKDIILMVGSNQEFNLRKIARPALFIPESLYAKKVLELFKKNKNKFAVVVNEYGSTEGIITLHDLTESIFGDILEEDDTEEEEIVRRQDGSLLVEASMNIGDFMEEMGILSYDDIDSEDFTTLGGLAMFLIGRIPKAGDIFTYKNLQFEVVDMDRGRVDKLLVIRKNEKE, translated from the coding sequence ATGGAATTTATAATCATTCTACTTTTACTCGTCCTTAACGGCATCTTTGCCATGTATGAAATTGCCTTAGTCTCTTCCAGCAAAGCACGTCTTGAAACCTTGGCAAGCAAAGGGAACAAGTCAGCACGCGGAGTACTTAGACAATTGGAAGAACCTGAAAAGTTCCTTTCCACCATACAGATAGGTATTACGCTGATTGGTATTGTATCGGGTGCCTTCGGAGGTGTTGCCATTGCCGATGATGTGACACCTCTTTTCGCCATGATTCCCGGACTGGAAGCTTATGCAAAGAATTTGGCAATGATTACTACAGTAGCTGCCATTACTTATCTTTCACTCATTATAGGTGAATTGGTTCCAAAGTCCATTGCTTTGAGTAATCCCGAACGTTATGCCACTCTGTTGAGCCCTATCATGATATTGCTGACAAAGGTGTCCTATCCTTTTGTCTGGTTGCTTAGTATCTCCACCCGCTTGTTGAACAAACTCATTGGTCTGAAAAGCGAAGAACGGTTAATGACTCAAGAAGAACTGAAAATGATACTTCATCAAAGTTCCGAACAGGGAGTGATAGACAAAGAAGAAACAGAAATGCTGAAAGACGTTTTCCGTTTTGCTGACAAGCGTGCCAATGAACTGATGACTCACCGCCGCGACTTGGTGGTACTTCATCCTTCCGACAGTAAAGAAGAGGTTTTGCATACCATCGATGATAAACACTTCAGCAAATATCTGTTGGTGAACGAGAGTAAAGATGAAATCATCGGGGTAGTAACCGTCAAGGATATTATCCTGATGGTAGGCTCAAACCAAGAGTTTAATTTACGAAAAATCGCACGTCCTGCCTTGTTCATTCCTGAAAGTTTATACGCAAAGAAAGTTTTAGAGCTATTCAAGAAGAACAAAAACAAGTTCGCAGTTGTTGTTAACGAGTATGGCAGTACAGAAGGTATCATAACCCTTCACGACCTTACCGAAAGCATCTTTGGAGATATCCTTGAAGAAGATGATACGGAAGAAGAAGAAATAGTCCGCAGACAAGACGGTTCGCTGTTGGTAGAAGCCTCGATGAACATCGGTGACTTTATGGAAGAAATGGGTATCCTTTCTTACGACGATATAGATTCTGAAGACTTCACTACGTTGGGCGGATTGGCAATGTTCCTCATAGGACGCATTCCTAAAGCGGGAGATATCTTCACCTACAAGAACCTGCAATTCGAAGTAGTGGACATGGATCGTGGAAGAGTTGATAAGCTGCTTGTCATACGTAAAAATGAGAAAGAGTAA
- a CDS encoding tyrosine-type recombinase/integrase, which translates to MTSIKVKFRPSVVAGKEGTIYYQIVYKRVIRQIRTNYRIFRKEWDENKSCVIIANNSREAFLCDIGERITRDVRRLNVITGRLESDETDFTADDIVKKYHEAADDQSFFRFMEEVIARLEQLGKTRTSETYTSAMGSFMRFREGRDVFLDEIDSELMMEYEACLKRQGVSLNTISFYNRILRATYNRAVEKRLTGQRYPFKGVYTGMEKTVKRAIPIEAVRKIKKLDLPSKSVLDFARDMFLFSFYTRGMSFVDMAYLKKSDLKNGLLSYRRKKTGQQLQMKWEACMQEIVKRHPNVTTEYLLPVITDPAVPERRQYENALHLVNRKLKEVAERAGLAVPLTMYVSRHSWASIARRMNIPLSIISEGMGHDSETTTQIYLASLDTSVIDRANELILKDL; encoded by the coding sequence ATGACAAGTATTAAAGTGAAATTTCGTCCCTCGGTTGTTGCGGGCAAGGAAGGGACAATCTACTACCAAATCGTCTACAAACGTGTAATCCGCCAGATAAGGACAAATTACCGTATTTTCAGGAAGGAATGGGATGAAAATAAATCGTGCGTGATTATTGCAAACAACAGCAGAGAGGCGTTTCTCTGTGACATTGGTGAGCGCATAACACGGGATGTGAGACGCTTAAATGTAATAACCGGCAGGCTGGAAAGTGATGAAACCGATTTTACAGCGGATGATATCGTGAAAAAATACCATGAGGCGGCAGATGACCAATCCTTCTTTCGTTTCATGGAGGAGGTCATTGCCCGTTTGGAACAGTTGGGCAAGACACGCACATCGGAGACCTACACATCGGCAATGGGCAGCTTCATGCGGTTTAGGGAAGGTCGGGATGTCTTCTTGGACGAGATCGATTCCGAACTGATGATGGAATACGAGGCTTGTCTGAAAAGACAGGGCGTTTCCTTGAACACCATATCTTTCTACAACCGCATCCTCCGTGCCACCTACAACCGTGCCGTGGAGAAAAGGCTGACCGGACAGCGTTACCCGTTTAAGGGTGTCTATACTGGTATGGAGAAGACCGTCAAGCGGGCCATACCGATTGAGGCGGTCAGGAAGATAAAGAAACTTGACCTGCCGTCCAAATCAGTATTGGATTTTGCAAGGGACATGTTTCTCTTCTCGTTCTATACCCGTGGCATGTCATTCGTGGATATGGCCTACCTGAAGAAGTCCGACCTGAAGAATGGCCTCCTGTCCTATCGCAGGAAGAAGACCGGACAGCAGCTGCAAATGAAGTGGGAGGCCTGCATGCAAGAGATCGTGAAGAGGCATCCCAATGTGACCACGGAATACCTGTTGCCGGTGATAACTGATCCGGCCGTCCCTGAAAGGAGGCAGTACGAGAATGCCCTGCACCTTGTCAACCGCAAGTTGAAGGAAGTGGCGGAGAGGGCCGGTCTTGCCGTACCGCTGACGATGTATGTCAGCAGGCATTCATGGGCAAGCATAGCCAGGCGCATGAACATCCCGCTGTCAATCATCAGCGAGGGGATGGGGCACGATTCGGAGACGACCACGCAGATCTATCTCGCCTCGCTCGACACTTCCGTGATAGACAGGGCGAACGAGCTAATCCTTAAGGATTTGTAG
- a CDS encoding DUF5119 domain-containing protein, with the protein MIMFVLAVFAFSSCKHKELCYHHPHTATIRLGFDWRDAPDAAPDGMCVFFYPEEGEDAPVRRFDFAGKTGGEIEIRVGRYRVFCYNNDTEVVLLRGTEGFGTHEAFTREGDLFESVYGSSAGNTVPRAEDAEDERVVISPDMLWGCTATEVEISENGTSYVCIPESGKEEWTGRRPVHDEQAMTLYPHELTCTYTYEIRHVKGLEHVSQMCGSLSGMASSLLFCDESLGRECVTIPFEAHAGDESTIVGRFFTFGHHEENAAPHRMLLYVWMDDGSKYCYGTESGRFNVTDQVHSASDGKHVHIIIDGLDLPQPIGGDNIDPSVDDWQEVNEDIHM; encoded by the coding sequence ATGATAATGTTTGTACTGGCGGTGTTCGCCTTTTCTTCCTGCAAGCACAAGGAACTGTGCTACCACCATCCGCACACGGCTACAATCAGGCTGGGGTTTGACTGGCGTGACGCTCCCGATGCCGCCCCGGATGGCATGTGCGTGTTCTTCTACCCGGAGGAGGGGGAGGACGCGCCCGTGCGCCGTTTCGACTTTGCCGGAAAGACGGGAGGGGAGATAGAGATACGGGTAGGAAGGTACCGGGTGTTCTGCTACAACAACGATACGGAGGTGGTACTCCTGCGTGGGACGGAGGGTTTCGGCACTCATGAAGCGTTCACCCGCGAAGGTGACCTTTTTGAAAGCGTCTATGGCAGTTCCGCGGGGAACACGGTACCCCGTGCGGAAGATGCGGAAGACGAGCGTGTCGTCATCAGCCCCGACATGCTATGGGGTTGCACGGCCACGGAAGTGGAGATTTCCGAAAACGGCACCAGTTATGTTTGCATCCCCGAAAGCGGGAAGGAGGAATGGACAGGGAGGCGGCCGGTGCATGACGAGCAGGCCATGACGCTCTATCCTCACGAGTTGACATGTACCTACACGTATGAAATCCGCCATGTGAAAGGGCTGGAACATGTATCCCAGATGTGTGGCTCGCTTTCGGGCATGGCATCCTCGCTGCTGTTCTGTGACGAATCGCTCGGGCGGGAATGCGTGACCATACCGTTCGAGGCCCATGCCGGTGACGAGTCAACCATCGTGGGGAGGTTCTTCACGTTCGGACATCATGAGGAGAACGCTGCACCGCACCGCATGCTACTTTACGTGTGGATGGACGACGGTTCGAAATACTGTTACGGGACCGAAAGCGGACGCTTCAACGTGACGGATCAGGTGCATTCCGCATCCGACGGGAAGCATGTGCATATCATTATCGACGGCCTCGACCTTCCGCAACCCATCGGTGGCGATAATATAGACCCCTCGGTGGACGACTGGCAGGAGGTCAACGAGGATATACATATGTAA